CCGGAGTCCGCGCTCCTCACCGGCCCGCCGGCGCCGGGAAACGAGTGGTACGTCCTCCAATCGTCCATGGCGTCAAAGCTTGCacgagcatgcatgcatgtacggTCGTTGCGACATGCAATTCAATTTGACGAAAAATTTACACGGCATTTTCAGGTATGCCATCCCCAAGATCGTGGGCATCAAGATGTGCCAGGCCTACCGCGCCGAGCTCGGCATGGACGCCATCGTGGCGACGCCCAATAACCTGTACGGCCCGCGGGACCCGTTCCCGTCGGAGAGCTCCCACGTCATCCCGGTGCTCATCCGCCGGTTCCACGATGCCAAGGCCAGCGGCGCCCCCGAGGTCGTCGTGTGGGGCTCCGGCCTCCAGCTGCGCGAGTTCACGCACGCCGACGACGCCGCGGACGCCGTCGTGCTGCTGATGGAGACGTACTCCTGACCGGAGCACGTCAACGTCGGGAGCGGGCGAGAGGTGACGGTGAGGGAGGTGGTCGGGTACGAGGGGCGGGTCGTCTGGGACACGAGCCGGCCCGACGGCGTGATGAGTCGGCTGCTGGATAGCTCCAAGATGGCGGCGCTGGGGTGGGAGCCCAAGGTCGAGCTGCGGGATGGGCTCAAGAAGCTGTACGAGTGGTACCTGCATGGCCGCGCCCCAGACTTCGAAGCATGATGAACTGATGAATACGTAGACGTACTACAGAACTGCGGCTTCGTTTTACAATAGTTAAACGATCACGATACACGCGCAGATgaagaaaatatttgtgaaaagacACATGAGTGTAAGCAGGAACTACGGCGCTAATGCTCGGGAAAGAAGAAGAAATGCTCAGTAACGATAAGTGCTTCTATAACAGAAAACGTATTAAGGTTTTACAGTTTTCATGGACCCCTTTCTCTCTCAATCCTGATACTTATACGGGTCTACTGTTGCCACATGGGCCCGAGCACCCTGGGATTGGGCCGAACTCGCCGCTTGGGCCTTGGTGGAAGCAGAGCACTGCTGCGGACGCTGCCTCCAGCAGGGTCGTCGCGGTCAGTGGATGCCGAGGCAGAGCCGCTGCTGACATTCCCCCCTTCTTGTGAACTGGCTTGACCCCAAGCCGGAGCCCGTGGAAATTGGCGGCGAAGCTCCTCGACATCCTCCCAAGTGGACAGCGACGCTGGCATATGAGACCATTTGACTAGAACTTGATGAACAGGGTGAGCACCAGTGGACCAGCGCCATTGCAAGAAGCGCTCGGGAACCTGAAATGCAACCAGTTCAGACGGCAAAGAAGAACTAACAGACTACGAACCTGGAGAGCTCTTGAGCAGCGACACGTGAAAAACGGGATGCACTGTCGTGGCTGCTGGAAGATCCAGGAGATAGGCTACGGCACCAATTCGCTTCAGAATGCGGAAGGGCCCAAAGAACTTGAACGAGAGCTTGTTGTTTGACCGAGCCGCCACTGAGGACTGCACATACGGCTGGAGCTTCAAGAAAACCCAATCACCCACATTGAAAGAGCGCTCGGAACGATGCTTATCCGCCTATTTCTTCATGCGAAGTTGAGCACGCTCCAGGTGCTGGCGGACAAGACGTTGCATCAGGTCCCGATCAGCAAGCCACTGCTGAAGATCAGGGACAGGAGCAGCAGATGAGATGTTCAAGCCCAAATGCCTTGGTTGACAACCATACAACACTTCAAAGGGTGAGCGTCCCAGAGCCGAGTGAGTAGATGTATTGTACCAATATTCGGTGAGGGTAAGCCACTGCGACCACTGGTGAGGGCAGGCGTGAACGAAGCATCGAAGATACGTCTCCATACACTGATTAACACGTTCGGTCTGCCCGTCCGTCTGTGGATGGTAGGCAGAGCTCATGCGGAGGTAAGTGCCGGCCAACTTGAAAAGTAACTGCCAGAACTTGCTAGTAAACAGCCGATCACGATCAGAGATGATAGCCAATGGCAACCCATGCAACTTGTAAATATGATCCAGAAATGCTCTCGCAACAGAGGCAGCCGAAATCGGATGGCGCAAAGCCACAAAGTGAGCAAACCTGGAAAACTTGTCCACGACCACCATGATAACATTGGCAAACCCGGAGAGAGGTAGCCCTTTGACGACATCCATAGAGATGACTTCCTAAGAAGATTTGGGAATCGACAGGGGTTGGAGGAGATCGGGATAGCTGCTGCGGTCCGGTTTAGCCTGAGCACAAACAGAGCAAGACTGCACATATTTAAGGACGACAGCACTCATACCAGGCCAATAGAAGAGTTGGCGGACTCTAGCCAGTGTGGCAGGAGCACCCGAATGCCCTCCGATAGCACTGTCATGAAGAGCTGAGAGCACATGGGACTAAAGATCAGTAGACGAACCCAACCAAACTCTGTCCTTGTACATGATAAGCCCTTGACGCAAGCTGAAGGGAGGCTTAGCTGCAGGGTCCACGGAAAGCTGAGTTAACAGACTAGTGGCCTCAGGATCTTGCCGGTACCAGTCCTGTAAGGACGACTTCCAGTCATGTACAGGAGAAGACACAACCAATAGATGTTCAGAAGGAGGGCGGTGGGACAAGGCATCAGCGACAACATTATCTTCACCACGGCGATAGACGATGCGATAGCGGAGGCCAAGCAAGCGGGTGAACACCTTTTGCTGCCAAGGCGTGTGAAGCCGCTGCTCATTGAGATGCACAAGGCTTTTCTGGTCCGTGTGGGTCACAAACTCTGAGTTCAACAGGTAATGGCGCCAAGTGTCCACCGCCATAAGAATGGCCAAGTACTCCTTCTCGTAGACGGAGAGACCCTGATTGCGAGGCCCTAAAGCCTTACTGATATAGGCTAAGGGGTGGCCATGTTGTTGCAGGACAGCGCCAACTCCATAGCTAGAGGCATCGGTCTCAACCTCAAACGACAGGGAGAAGTCTGGGAGAGCCAAGACCGGAGCTGAGGACAGTGCTGCCTTGAGTGAACTGAAAGCTGAATCATGCATAGAAGTCCAGACAAACATATTATCTTTCTTCAACAAGTCATTCAGAGGCTTGGCAATGACACCGAAATGGCGCACAAACTTCCTATAGTACCCAACAAGTCCGAGGAATCCACGAAGAGCATGAACTGTAGTTGGAGTAGGCCAGTCGTGAATTGCCTAGACCTTGGCCGGGTCTATTGCCAAACCAGCACTGCTGATGACATGGCCCAAATATGACACTAAACATTGAGCAAACTTACACTTGGAGAGTTTAAGCTTCCATTGGTCATCTGCCAGCCACTGAAACACCGCTGCAACATGTTGCACATGCTCTTCAAAGGTGCGACTgtatatcaatatatcatcgaaaAAGACAATCACAAAGCGACGGAGCCCTGGAGCCAAGGTGGCATTCATGGCGCCTTGAAATGTTCCTGGAGCACCAGTCAAGCCAAAGGCCATCACCCTGAACTCATACTGACCCAGATGCGTTTGGAAGGTAGTCTTGTGCTCTTCACTGGCTTCGAGCAGGATTTGATGAAACCCGGCATGGAGGTCCAAATTAGTAAACCAGCTGGCCTGGGCAAGCTCGTCCATCAGCTCATCAAAAACTGGAACATGAAATTTGGACTTAGCTGTAAGAGCATTGAGATGGCGGAAATCGACGCAAAACCGGTAGGATCCATCTTTTTTCTTGACAAGGAGCACTGGCGATGAAAATGCACTAGTGCTGGGCTGAATAATGCCTTGGGAGAGCATGTCATTGACTTGGCGCTCTATCTCATCCTTCAGGCCCGGTGGATAACGATAGGGCCGAATGAAGATTGGAGTGGCCCCGGGCAGCAAAGGAATAGAATGATTGCATGCCCTAGAAGGTGGCAGCTCCACAGGTGGAGTAAACAAATCAGGGAATGCATCAATCAAGGCTTGAATTTCTGGTGGCAACAACTGCTGAGAAGATACTTCACTGGACGAGGCTGACAGGTTGTAGAGTTGCAGCAGTAAAGGGCAGGGAGGCTCCTCATCGATGCCCTGCAGCAATACGGAGTTGCCATGATAAGGAATGAACAACCATTTTTGGAGCCAGTGGACTTGCATGGGACTGAAGGCATATAACCAATCCATGCCCACAATAGCATCAAAAGCTGAGAGTGGAAGAATCCAAAAATCAGATGAAAAAGTGCACTGATCAATGGTCCATGGCACCTGACTGAGAACTCCTGAACTCCTAAGGAAACCTCCACCAGCAACTTGCACTTGGGTCGGCTGCTGAAGTAGCTGAGCTGTGGACAACTGAGAGGCCAAAGACTCACTGACAAAGGAAGTTGAACTTCCTAAATCGACAAGAATCAACGCAGGGATGCCAGCCACTGTTCCAGAAAATCTGATAGTACGAGAAGCACTGGAACCCAGAGCAGCTGCCTTTGATATGGCCACACAACACAACTGGTCTGCTACAGGTTCTTCAGCAGATGTGGAGTGACAATCTTCAGAAGCATCAAACGAATCCCACAAGGCTTCTACTGCCAGCAGCACCTCAGGAGGACATGTGTGATCCTTACTCCACTTGGCGCCACATTTGTAACAAAGGCCCAGTGCACGACGATATGCCTTGACTACCTGGAGCTTGGGATCGGCATTAGAAGCAGAAGGAGCCTGCGCAGACGCGGCAATGCCGGGCTTCATAGCTGGCTTCTCGGCCCGAGGCGGCAAAGGCAAGGGCAAGGCCGTCTTGGGAGGCTGTTGAAACTTGGAAGCAGAATTCCAATCACCAGCACGGCCATGCCTGATGGTACCGGAAGCCCCAGCTTCTTCCTGCAGCAAGGCCAGAACACAAGCAGTATCGAGGTTTTTGGGACGTTGAACCAACACGACAGCTTTGATGTCAGGAAAGAGCCCATCAATGAAACGCATAGTGTAATACACGAGGTTGGTGGAATTGGAATATGCAGACAACTGATCGACCAACTCAGTGAAACGTTTAACATAATCAGAGACATTGGACTGCTGTCGGATGGAGAACAACTGACGAATCAAGAGTTCATGTTGGTCACGATCAAAGCGATCGTGCAACAGCTGACAGAATGTGGACCAAGAGGAATTGCGAAGTTGGGATTCGAtggactgaaaccaacaagcagcAGGACCCTCCAGATAATGCTCAGACACACTGATCCACAAGGATTCCTCGACACCATACATGGCGAAATACTTCTCACAGCGACGACGCCATAAACGAGGATTATCACCATCAAACTTGGGAAAGGGCAACTTAGGGAGACGACCAGATGCTGAGGGGTTGTGATGGTAATCAGGGGGTTTGTGGGGAGGAAAATTGGGCGGAAGAGTATATGGAGGATGAAAAACAGGTGGAGCAGACGAAGGAGGGACGATGATCTGAGACAtagaaggtggaggaggaaaaTGTGGCGAAGCTGAATGAGGTGATGGAAAATTGGTAGGACTCATGTGGGTTTGGGAAAATTGAGGGTAAAGTGATGGAGAAGGGAAAGGTTGATGAAGATTTGGCGGAGCTGATGCTTGAAAGGGAAAAATTGGGAGGGTGCTGAAACCGAAAGGGAAAAATGGAGTGGGGCAGTAGATGAAGCTGTGGGCGGAGGGGGAAAATTATGCGGGCCTGTTGGGGGAAATTGGGGATGGGGAAAAGTATAGGGCGGGTAGAAATTGGATGAAATTGGCCAAatcggaggacgaggaggaacgAGGACTGGCGACGGGCGATCTGACACCGAAACACCAACAGCAGATGAAATTGGAAGGTGGGGCGAAGCTGTCGTACCGTTGGCCGGGATATGGTTCCAGGTCGAGACGACCTCAGAGCCAGTACCCCGTGTATTCGATGTAGAGTAGTGCCCGATGGGGCCTTCGGCGGGAGATCCGGAAGCAGGCGGCGCCGACACCGACGAAGGGGAGGGCTGAAACCCGAGCTGCCGAGAAGACACGTCGGGCAGTTGCTAGTCCCAGTTGGTGGAGATGCGCTTGACCTCGAGTCGAAGGTCGTCCACCAGAGCCTCCACCGTCGGCCTCCAGGTACCGAGATCCGAAGCCGCCACCTCCAGCGCCGTGACTCGACTGTCGTGATCGTCGGTGGCGAGGGCGAGACAAAGGGACTCCAGACCGGAGCAGGCGGACTCCAGGGAGGCAAGGCGGGAGTCGAGGGCCGCATCCCGGGCGGCGCTGTCGTGGTCCTGGTCGGAGAAGCGGCGCTCCCACTGCTCATTTTGCTCGTCGAAGCGGCGGTTGAGGGAGTCGAGGACCAGCTTCAGGTTTGGATCCATGGCACCGTGGGCGCGGCGGAGCCTGGTGAAGTgctcgtgcggcggcggcggagaagcGGAGTCCAGATCGTCACCGACgtctgataccaattgtaagcAGGAACTACGGCGCTAATGCTtgggaaagaagaagaaatgCTCAGTAACGATAAGTGCTTCTATAACAGAAAACGTATTAAGGTTTTACAGCTTTCATGGACCCCTTTCTCTCTCAATCCTGATACTTATACTGGTCTACTGTTGCCACATGGGCCCGAGCACCCTGGGATTGGGCTGAACTCGCCGCTTGGGCCTTGGTGGAAGCAGAGCACTGCCGCGGACGCTGCCTCCAGCAGGGTCGTCGCGGTCAGTGGATGCCGAGGCAGAGCCGCTGCTGACAATGAGCCTGGTTGGTTTGTTCCACGCCGCAACGGGCCGTGCCACAGTTTTGGCGAGCCACAAATATCTATGTACGTGTTTGGTTGATGATTCAACGAAGACAGCCACGGGAATCTGTAGTTTTAAAAGGTGAGATTCTCGCCAAAGAGTGTAGCGGCCATTTTCACTACCACAACAGCGGTGTCGCCGTCGCCGCAGGTTAGGTGTGGCTGGCAGTGGCCTACAACCAAACACGCTTACACATACACTTGCTGAATATTAGAAATACGGTAGTTTCAGTATAAATAAATACGCTAGTAGTATAAGACTAATATTAGAAATTTTGTTTGTGTCCCCTACTTCCAATAATATTCGGGCCCATAATTTTCAGAATCCACATTCGTATATTCCATATTGCTGACGACAGTTGGTGTGTGACTCACTGACTAATGATATCCATATATAGCTCATGGCTCTCCAGATTGTTTGGAAAATAGAACGCAACAATGAGagagattaaaaataaaataaatatacaTATTAACTATTAAGCCAGTAAGATAACCACCGAGTATGCCCCAAAAGGAGAGAACAGCAGGACGATGGCCCCGATCGACGGGTGCCGGTTGTGGTGGTGATCGGCAGCTCTCGCGCCACGCTGTCCTGGGCTCTTCCTGGTAGTCCAGACATCAGCTGGCAGCAGCAATAATGATATTTCCATGCGATCGACGGATAAATGGCGGGAGAGACTGGTCCTGCCGACACTGCGTCCTGGTGAGACTGGAACTGGAAGAAGGTGACTGACTGCTGGTCGTGCGGTTAATTGGGCCGGGACCCGGGAGGGGCGTCGCGGCAAGGAGAGGGACGGAGCGCATCAAGCGCACATGTACAGTTGGTTTCCCACCACCCAACAAGGTCTCTGTATCTCTCTTTCATGGTGACCTGCGTGTACAGAAAACACATGCAACAAAATGGAGACGGCCGAATGCACAGAACGCGTGTTCTCTCTTTCGTGCCATGGCTGGATATAGGTGCTACGTACGTACTCACGCTGTCCTCTGTGGTTAGAATCTGAATTTATACCAAATAAAAGATTACGGACAGTATTACATTTTGTAAAAATCTACGGGCACGAAACTACTGGCAAATAGTTCCCAAAAAAAAACTACTGGCAAATATGGGAATTGCTATATTTCATGTGCCTGAAATATGGTTTCTTTTCAGGCGACACATAACAGCTATTAGATTAACATCTGACGTCCAGAATTTGTGAGTGTTTCCTGTACACAAGCAGGTATAGCAAATCCGAAAAGAGACCCGGTAGATAGATCTGTTCACTAACGGGCCCGCAAGAAACCCCGGGCCCGCAAGAAACCCCGTTAAGCATTTTGAAGTTCAACCGGTGCATAAACATGGGCCAACGTTGTCAAATTGAATTGGGCTTTGAAGATGGCCCGGCAGCACAGAGAAAGCAGCAAATCTGCACCCCTGTATAACCCCCTGCTACAAGAAAGAACTGGCGAAGATAGACAAACCACAGAAGAAAGAGACAAGAAAAGATCCAGAAACCACGAGGTCAAATAGGAGATGGAGAATGGTGAGGCAGAAAAGGATGTGCCAAATGAAAAGGTACTTACATGTACAATTTGGTCTTCTCTTGAGTTCATCTCCATGTCCTTGTCCTGTACTGATGGAAAGCCAACAATTTGTATTGAGTGCATCACCATTTtctcaattttcatcacatttctGATGTTTTGTGGAGA
The nucleotide sequence above comes from Miscanthus floridulus cultivar M001 chromosome 18, ASM1932011v1, whole genome shotgun sequence. Encoded proteins:
- the LOC136522728 gene encoding putative GDP-L-fucose synthase 2 produces the protein MYGRCDMQFNLTKNLHGIFRYAIPKIVGIKMCQAYRAELGMDAIVATPNNLYGPRDPFPSESSHVIPVLIRRFHDAKASGAPEVVVWGSGLQLREFTHADDAADAVVLLMETYS